One window of Quercus robur chromosome 5, dhQueRobu3.1, whole genome shotgun sequence genomic DNA carries:
- the LOC126726469 gene encoding F-box/kelch-repeat protein At1g30090 isoform X2 codes for MQRVRLSSQQAPVHKLGDSQITLSPKFRLAVFQSSLLNPSTESELILRGEPLIPGLPDDVALNCLLRLPVKSHTDCKAVCKRWHLLLGSKERFFTRRKEMGFKDPWLFVFAFHKGTGKIQWQVFDLTHLSWHTIPAMPCKDKVCPQGVRCASIPRDGNLFVCGGMVSDVDCPLDLVLKYEMQKNRWTVMNQMITARSFFASGVIDGRIYVAGGNSTDLFELDSAEVMDPVKGSWHPIASMGTNMASYDAAVLNGKLLVTEGWLWPFYVSPRGQVYDPRTNNWESMAVGLREGWTGSSVVVYGHLFVVSEHERMKLKVYYTDDDSWEQIDGPPLPEQICKPFAVNACDCRIYVVGRNLHVAVGEISRFNQKETSNKKWKFHVQWQVEDAPEIFSDLTPSSSQVLYA; via the coding sequence ATGCAACGGGTCCGATTGTCTTCCCAACAGGCGCCTGTACACAAGCTGGGGGATTCCCAAATAACATTATCCCCAAAATTTAGGTTAGCAGTATTCCAATCTTCTTTGTTAAATCCTTCAACCGAGTCAGAGTTAATTCTCAGGGGAGAACCCCTCATTCCGGGGCTTCCTGATGATGTGGCGCTTAACTGTCTTCTCCGGCTTCCAGTCAAGAGTCACACAGACTGCAAAGCTGTCTGCAAGCGGTGGCATTTACTGCTTGGTAGTAAAGAGCGATTTTTCACCCGAAGAAAAGAAATGGGCTTCAAAGACCCTTGGCTCTTTGTCTTTGCCTTCCACAAGGGCACTGGAAAGATTCAGTGGCAGGTATTTGACCTTACTCACTTATCATGGCACACTATCCCAGCAATGCCTTGCAAAGATAAGGTTTGTCCTCAAGGAGTTAGATGTGCTTCAATCCCCCGTGATGGCAATCTCTTTGTTTGTGGCGGTATGGTTTCTGATGTAGATTGCCCCCTAGACTTGGTTCTGAAATATGAGATGCAGAAAAACCGTTGGACTGTGATGAATCAGATGATCACCGCTAGATCTTTTTTTGCAAGTGGTGTGATTGATGGGAGGATTTATGTTGCTGGAGGAAACAGCACAGATCTTTTTGAGCTTGACTCAGCTGAGGTTATGGATCCTGTTAAGGGGAGTTGGCATCCCATTGCAAGCATGGGAACGAATATGGCGTCTTATGATGCAGCAGTTCTTAATGGGAAACTTCTTGTTACGGAAGGCTGGTTATGGCCTTTCTATGTCTCTCCCAGGGGTCAGGTTTACGACCCTAGAACCAATAATTGGGAGAGTATGGCTGTTGGGCTGAGAGAAGGCTGGACAGGTTCAAGTGTGGTTGTTTATGGGCACTTGTTTGTGGTTTCAGAGCATGAAAGAATGAAACTTAAGGTGTATTACACAGATGATGATTCCTGGGAACAAATAGATGGGCCTCCTTTACCAGAGCAAATATGCAAACCTTTTGCGGTCAATGCATGTGATTGCAGAATCTATGTTGTGGGTCGTAACCTTCATGTTGCTGTGGGTGAAATCTCAAGGTTCAACCAAAAAGAAACTTCCAATAAAAAGTGGAAGTTTCATGTTCAATGGCAGGTTGAGGATGCACCAGAAATTTTCTCTGACTTGACGCCCTCAAGCTCTCAGGTTCTGTATGCCTAG
- the LOC126726469 gene encoding F-box/kelch-repeat protein At1g30090 isoform X1, with amino-acid sequence MQRVRLSSQQAPVHKLGDSQITLSPKFRLAVFQSSLLNPSTESELILRGEPLIPGLPDDVALNCLLRLPVKSHTDCKAVCKRWHLLLGSKERFFTRRKEMGFKDPWLFVFAFHKGTGKIQWQVFDLTHLSWHTIPAMPCKDKVCPQGVRCASIPRDGNLFVCGGMVSDVDCPLDLVLKYEMQKNRWTVMNQMITARSFFASGVIDGRIYVAGGNSTDLFELDSAEVMDPVKGSWHPIASMGTNMASYDAAVLNGKLLVTEGWLWPFYVSPRGQVYDPRTNNWESMAVGLREGWTGSSVVVYGHLFVVSEHERMKLKVYYTDDDSWEQIDGPPLPEQICKPFAVNACDCRIYVVGRNLHVAVGEISRFNQKETSNKKWKFHVQWQVEDAPEIFSDLTPSSSQDMDNTPLSCYNLVSLSTSVKSVTYSLGLGAN; translated from the coding sequence ATGCAACGGGTCCGATTGTCTTCCCAACAGGCGCCTGTACACAAGCTGGGGGATTCCCAAATAACATTATCCCCAAAATTTAGGTTAGCAGTATTCCAATCTTCTTTGTTAAATCCTTCAACCGAGTCAGAGTTAATTCTCAGGGGAGAACCCCTCATTCCGGGGCTTCCTGATGATGTGGCGCTTAACTGTCTTCTCCGGCTTCCAGTCAAGAGTCACACAGACTGCAAAGCTGTCTGCAAGCGGTGGCATTTACTGCTTGGTAGTAAAGAGCGATTTTTCACCCGAAGAAAAGAAATGGGCTTCAAAGACCCTTGGCTCTTTGTCTTTGCCTTCCACAAGGGCACTGGAAAGATTCAGTGGCAGGTATTTGACCTTACTCACTTATCATGGCACACTATCCCAGCAATGCCTTGCAAAGATAAGGTTTGTCCTCAAGGAGTTAGATGTGCTTCAATCCCCCGTGATGGCAATCTCTTTGTTTGTGGCGGTATGGTTTCTGATGTAGATTGCCCCCTAGACTTGGTTCTGAAATATGAGATGCAGAAAAACCGTTGGACTGTGATGAATCAGATGATCACCGCTAGATCTTTTTTTGCAAGTGGTGTGATTGATGGGAGGATTTATGTTGCTGGAGGAAACAGCACAGATCTTTTTGAGCTTGACTCAGCTGAGGTTATGGATCCTGTTAAGGGGAGTTGGCATCCCATTGCAAGCATGGGAACGAATATGGCGTCTTATGATGCAGCAGTTCTTAATGGGAAACTTCTTGTTACGGAAGGCTGGTTATGGCCTTTCTATGTCTCTCCCAGGGGTCAGGTTTACGACCCTAGAACCAATAATTGGGAGAGTATGGCTGTTGGGCTGAGAGAAGGCTGGACAGGTTCAAGTGTGGTTGTTTATGGGCACTTGTTTGTGGTTTCAGAGCATGAAAGAATGAAACTTAAGGTGTATTACACAGATGATGATTCCTGGGAACAAATAGATGGGCCTCCTTTACCAGAGCAAATATGCAAACCTTTTGCGGTCAATGCATGTGATTGCAGAATCTATGTTGTGGGTCGTAACCTTCATGTTGCTGTGGGTGAAATCTCAAGGTTCAACCAAAAAGAAACTTCCAATAAAAAGTGGAAGTTTCATGTTCAATGGCAGGTTGAGGATGCACCAGAAATTTTCTCTGACTTGACGCCCTCAAGCTCTCAG